From a region of the Candidatus Pelagibacter sp. FZCC0015 genome:
- a CDS encoding RluA family pseudouridine synthase, translating into MEKNINFIVKEDEKNLRVDVLINKREELISRTRIKNLILKEKLTLNNKIIKSPSKKVSIGDTISLKIPDPEIASLKPYKFKLEIIYEDDDLLVINKPAGIIMHPGAGNYDKTIVNALMYYDKDSLSNIGDELRPGIVHRIDKNTSGLVVIAKNNQTHENLSKQFSDHTIIREYQLLIWGKLRPSSGRIETFITRSSKNRQLMEVSTSKGKKAITNYKTLEIFENQKTPTLSLVECKLETGRTHQIRVHMNYKGNSLVGDDKYKKKYKKLKNINLDIQNSITKLNRQFLHAKTLGFIHPRTKKEMIFSSLLPKDLNNILKMLRNTEE; encoded by the coding sequence ATGGAAAAAAACATTAATTTTATAGTTAAAGAGGATGAGAAGAATTTAAGGGTTGATGTTTTAATTAACAAAAGAGAAGAATTAATTAGTAGAACTAGAATTAAAAATTTAATTTTAAAAGAAAAATTAACACTAAATAATAAAATAATTAAAAGTCCGTCAAAAAAAGTCTCAATTGGTGATACTATAAGCCTTAAGATCCCAGATCCTGAAATAGCATCCCTTAAACCTTACAAATTTAAATTAGAAATAATATACGAAGATGATGATCTACTAGTAATTAATAAACCTGCCGGAATAATCATGCATCCAGGAGCTGGAAATTATGATAAAACAATTGTTAATGCATTGATGTATTATGATAAAGATTCTTTGTCAAATATAGGTGACGAGTTAAGACCTGGAATTGTTCATAGAATTGATAAAAACACATCTGGTTTAGTTGTAATAGCAAAAAACAATCAAACTCATGAAAATTTATCAAAACAATTTAGTGATCATACAATTATAAGAGAGTACCAACTTTTAATATGGGGAAAATTAAGACCATCTTCAGGAAGGATTGAAACATTTATAACTCGTAGTTCAAAAAATAGACAACTTATGGAAGTTAGTACCTCTAAAGGCAAGAAAGCGATAACAAATTATAAAACACTTGAAATTTTTGAAAATCAGAAAACACCAACTTTAAGTTTAGTTGAATGTAAATTAGAAACAGGAAGAACACATCAGATAAGAGTCCATATGAATTATAAAGGTAATAGTCTAGTTGGAGATGATAAATATAAAAAAAAATATAAAAAATTAAAAAATATTAATTTAGATATTCAAAATTCAATTACTAAATTAAATAGACAATTCCTGCATGCAAAAACATTGGGATTTATACATCCTCGTACTAAAAAAGAGATGATTTTTTCCTCACTTTTGCCAAAAGATCTAAATAATATTCTTAAAATGCTTAGAAACACTGAAGAATAA
- the rpoH gene encoding RNA polymerase sigma factor RpoH encodes MSNNLPTLSNEGGLSAYLEQIKKFPMLAAEEEYMLAKNWKTTGNIKAAEKLVTSHLRLVAKIAMGYKGYGLPINEMISEGNVGLMQAVKKFEPEKGFRLATYAMWWIKASIQEYILRSWSLVKIGTTTAQKKLFFNLKKIKNQISPETEGDLRDEHVDHIANKLDVSKEEVVSMNRRLSGKEFSLNAQVGEDGDEWQDWLVDKELDHDLKFAHHEEMEQRKDLLKDSIKVLNDREREILYSRRLNDDPTTLEDLSKKYKISRERVRQIENKAFEKLQKHMLLLAKSKNLLPAN; translated from the coding sequence ATGAGCAATAATCTGCCAACCCTTTCTAATGAGGGTGGACTATCAGCATATTTAGAGCAGATTAAAAAATTTCCGATGTTAGCTGCAGAAGAGGAATATATGTTAGCGAAAAATTGGAAAACGACTGGTAATATTAAAGCTGCAGAAAAACTAGTCACTAGTCACTTAAGATTAGTTGCAAAGATTGCTATGGGCTACAAAGGATATGGTTTGCCTATTAATGAAATGATTTCAGAGGGAAATGTAGGTCTTATGCAAGCTGTTAAGAAATTTGAACCAGAAAAAGGTTTTAGATTGGCAACTTATGCAATGTGGTGGATTAAGGCTTCTATTCAAGAATATATTTTAAGATCTTGGAGTCTTGTCAAAATTGGAACTACTACTGCTCAAAAAAAATTATTTTTTAATCTAAAGAAAATTAAAAATCAAATTTCTCCAGAAACTGAAGGTGACTTAAGAGATGAACACGTTGATCATATAGCTAATAAGCTCGATGTAAGTAAAGAAGAAGTCGTTTCAATGAATAGAAGACTTTCTGGGAAGGAGTTCTCGCTAAATGCTCAAGTTGGAGAAGATGGCGATGAATGGCAAGACTGGTTGGTTGATAAAGAACTTGATCATGACTTAAAATTTGCTCACCACGAGGAAATGGAACAAAGAAAAGATTTATTAAAAGACTCTATTAAAGTTCTTAACGATAGAGAAAGAGAAATTTTATACTCAAGAAGACTAAATGATGACCCAACTACACTAGAAGATTTAAGTAAAAAATATAAAATTAGCAGAGAAAGAGTTAGACAAATAGAAAATAAAGCATTTGAAAAACTCCAAAAGCATATGCTTCTTTTAGCTAAATCAAAAAATCTTTTACCTGCAAACTAA
- a CDS encoding adenylosuccinate synthase → MKNIVVVGSQWGDEGKGKIVDWLSEQADVVIRFQGGHNAGHTLVIDGVTYKLRLLPSGIVRKGKISIIGNGVVVDPWALLEEIEEIKSKGVEVNVNNFIISESANLILPFHREMDEIREDAAGKSKIGTTRRGIGPAYEDKVGRRSIRVMDLRSEKNLDQRLDSVLVHHNAIRKGLGKKIFEKDQLKSDLLKIAHKILEFSQPVWLKIDQFKKQKKRILFEGAQGILLDVDHGTYPFVTSSNTVASSAATGTGCGPNSINYVLGITKAYTTRVGEGPFPTELTDDIGELLGTRGKEFGTVTSRKRRCGWFDGVLVRQTIKVSGIDGIALTKLDVLDELDEIKMCVAYELDGKRLDYLPAAVEDQIKIKPIYETFPGWKVSTNGVKNLDSLPENAKKYIFAVEDFIGAKVSSVSTSPERDDTILIENPFEV, encoded by the coding sequence ATGAAAAATATAGTCGTTGTTGGATCTCAATGGGGTGACGAAGGTAAAGGAAAAATTGTTGATTGGTTATCTGAACAGGCTGATGTAGTAATAAGGTTTCAAGGAGGTCATAATGCTGGCCATACTTTAGTGATTGATGGTGTTACTTATAAATTGAGATTATTACCATCTGGAATAGTTAGAAAAGGCAAAATATCAATTATTGGCAACGGAGTTGTTGTAGATCCATGGGCTCTATTAGAGGAAATAGAAGAAATAAAATCTAAAGGCGTAGAAGTAAATGTAAATAATTTTATTATTTCTGAGTCCGCAAATTTAATTTTGCCTTTTCATAGAGAAATGGATGAGATTAGAGAGGATGCAGCAGGAAAAAGCAAAATAGGAACTACAAGACGTGGAATTGGACCAGCATATGAGGATAAAGTTGGAAGAAGATCTATAAGAGTTATGGATCTAAGATCTGAAAAAAATTTAGATCAAAGACTTGACTCTGTACTAGTTCATCATAATGCAATTAGAAAAGGCCTAGGAAAAAAAATTTTTGAAAAAGATCAGCTTAAATCTGACTTGCTTAAAATAGCACACAAAATATTAGAATTTTCTCAGCCAGTTTGGCTAAAGATTGATCAATTTAAAAAACAAAAAAAGAGAATTTTATTCGAAGGAGCCCAGGGTATTTTGCTTGATGTTGATCATGGAACTTATCCTTTTGTAACTTCATCTAATACTGTTGCCTCAAGCGCAGCTACAGGAACTGGTTGTGGCCCTAATTCGATTAATTATGTTCTTGGAATTACAAAAGCTTATACAACAAGAGTTGGGGAAGGTCCTTTTCCTACCGAGTTAACAGATGATATCGGTGAACTTTTAGGAACACGTGGAAAAGAATTTGGAACTGTTACAAGTAGAAAAAGAAGATGTGGATGGTTTGACGGTGTTTTGGTAAGGCAAACTATTAAAGTTTCAGGGATTGATGGTATCGCTTTAACGAAATTAGATGTGCTCGATGAATTAGATGAAATTAAAATGTGTGTTGCTTATGAGCTTGATGGTAAAAGATTAGATTATTTACCCGCTGCTGTAGAAGATCAAATAAAAATAAAACCAATTTATGAAACTTTTCCAGGTTGGAAAGTTTCTACAAATGGAGTTAAAAATCTGGATTCATTACCTGAAAATGCAAAAAAATATATTTTTGCTGTTGAAGATTTTATTGGTGCAAAAGTATCAAGTGTCTCAACTAGCCCAGAAAGAGATGATACTATTTTAATCGAAAACCCTTTTGAAGTTTAG
- the thiD gene encoding bifunctional hydroxymethylpyrimidine kinase/phosphomethylpyrimidine kinase has product MKPNSKILIIAGSDSSGGAGIQADIKTVTALGSYAMTAITAVTSQNTTGVKSIVGINPKEIFNQIIYSCKDIKPDAIKIGMLHSSEVIRMVLKALDVIKVKKIVLDPVMVAKGGAKLIDTKAIQLLKLKLIKKVSLITPNIPEAEILTKTTIKTKEDMIFAANKLIELGAKNVLIKGGHLKHKNVIDILINKKDIKIFKSERHKTKNTHGTGCTLSSSVTTFLSCGKTVKKSCELGIKYVNSAIKSNPKYGKGHGPINHLTSLKVNRKFK; this is encoded by the coding sequence TTGAAACCTAATTCTAAAATTTTAATTATTGCAGGATCTGATTCATCTGGTGGAGCAGGTATTCAAGCTGATATAAAAACTGTTACTGCTCTAGGTTCTTATGCAATGACAGCAATAACAGCAGTTACTTCTCAAAATACCACTGGTGTAAAATCAATTGTTGGAATTAATCCGAAAGAAATTTTTAATCAAATTATTTATAGTTGCAAAGATATAAAACCTGATGCAATAAAAATTGGTATGCTACATTCTTCAGAGGTTATTAGAATGGTACTGAAAGCTCTAGATGTAATTAAAGTTAAAAAAATCGTATTAGATCCAGTTATGGTTGCTAAAGGAGGGGCTAAACTAATAGATACTAAAGCTATTCAATTACTAAAATTAAAATTAATTAAAAAGGTATCACTAATTACCCCCAATATTCCAGAGGCAGAAATTTTGACTAAAACAACAATTAAAACAAAAGAGGATATGATTTTTGCTGCTAATAAACTTATAGAATTAGGAGCTAAAAATGTACTTATAAAAGGTGGTCATTTAAAACATAAAAATGTAATAGATATTTTAATAAACAAAAAAGACATAAAGATCTTCAAAAGCGAGCGTCACAAAACAAAGAATACTCATGGGACAGGTTGTACATTATCTAGCTCAGTTACAACTTTTTTATCATGTGGAAAAACAGTAAAGAAATCTTGTGAGCTTGGAATTAAATATGTAAATTCTGCAATTAAATCAAACCCGAAATATGGAAAAGGTCATGGCCCAATTAACCATCTCACTTCCTTAAAAGTAAACAGAAAATTTAAATAA
- the glmM gene encoding phosphoglucosamine mutase, with the protein MTKKYFGTDGIRGAVNSKYINGDMFFKFGLASGTYFKSQKKRKQTAIIAKDTRLSGYTLEPALVSGLASAGMHVYTLGPLPTNGLAMLTKEMKANMGIMITASHNPHFDNGLKLFGPDGMKLSDKIEKKIEGLIDKKISKNLSHSEKLGRVKRLETGTKKYIKILKKNFTKEFNLRGLRIVIDCANGAGYKAGPELLKSLGAKVIAIGVKPNGLNINKNCGSTFPRKIRSAVKKYKAHIGISLDGDADRIIMCDEKSNIIDGDQIIAALATRWKNKKMLKGGVVGTLMSNYGLEKYFKSKGIKFLRANVGDRYVKEKMQKYNFNLGGEQSGHIILGKFATTGDGLLVALEALFALRKGKKASEFFDQFKKTPQHLKNIEVKDKNIINKPEIKKIIKNADKLIKGNGRILVRKSGTESKIRVMGESENKDLLYKCVNMITKKIK; encoded by the coding sequence ATGACAAAAAAATATTTTGGAACAGATGGAATAAGAGGAGCAGTCAATAGTAAATATATTAATGGAGATATGTTCTTTAAATTTGGACTTGCTAGCGGAACATACTTTAAATCACAAAAAAAAAGAAAACAAACAGCAATAATTGCAAAAGATACTAGATTGTCAGGATATACACTTGAACCAGCTCTTGTTTCAGGTTTAGCTTCAGCTGGCATGCATGTTTATACTCTAGGACCCTTACCAACTAATGGGTTGGCTATGCTTACAAAAGAAATGAAGGCTAATATGGGTATAATGATCACTGCCTCTCACAATCCACATTTTGACAATGGTTTAAAATTGTTTGGTCCTGATGGAATGAAATTATCAGATAAAATAGAAAAAAAAATTGAGGGGCTTATAGATAAGAAAATCTCAAAAAACCTTTCGCATTCTGAAAAATTAGGAAGAGTTAAAAGATTAGAAACAGGTACCAAAAAATATATTAAAATATTAAAAAAAAATTTCACTAAAGAATTCAATTTAAGAGGACTAAGAATAGTAATCGATTGCGCAAATGGTGCTGGTTATAAGGCAGGTCCTGAATTATTGAAATCATTAGGAGCTAAAGTCATAGCAATAGGTGTTAAACCAAACGGTTTAAATATTAATAAAAATTGTGGATCAACTTTTCCAAGAAAAATTAGATCTGCTGTAAAAAAATATAAGGCACATATTGGAATATCATTAGATGGAGATGCTGACAGAATTATAATGTGTGATGAAAAAAGTAATATAATAGATGGAGATCAAATTATAGCTGCTTTAGCAACAAGATGGAAAAATAAAAAAATGTTAAAAGGGGGAGTTGTTGGAACATTAATGTCAAATTATGGGTTAGAAAAATATTTTAAATCAAAAGGAATAAAATTTTTAAGGGCAAATGTTGGAGATAGATATGTTAAAGAAAAAATGCAGAAATATAATTTTAATTTAGGTGGTGAACAATCAGGACATATTATTTTAGGTAAATTTGCAACCACAGGAGATGGCTTGCTAGTAGCTTTAGAAGCTCTTTTTGCTTTAAGAAAAGGAAAAAAGGCAAGTGAATTTTTTGATCAATTTAAGAAAACACCTCAGCATTTAAAAAATATCGAGGTTAAAGATAAAAATATAATTAATAAACCGGAGATAAAAAAAATCATAAAAAATGCAGATAAATTAATCAAAGGTAATGGAAGAATTTTAGTTAGAAAATCAGGAACAGAATCTAAAATAAGAGTAATGGGAGAAAGTGAAAATAAAGATCTTTTATATAAATGCGTGAACATGATTACGAAAAAAATTAAATAA
- the folP gene encoding dihydropteroate synthase produces the protein MQRYYTRACNFYFGNQSKILVNKKKSIPLHQIKEISFDHVEIITRKNIRRISINQVKKLPINLKKKINADIKKINSKKTNFSNFNFKKIPNILGVLNLTPDSFSDGGKFNKKNKGITHAISLFKSGASIIDVGGESTRPGSKPVNEKQEWNRINKILKLIVKKIPISLDTRKSRIMENGIRMGVKLINDVSGLSYDPNTISIIKKYKIPFVIQHSVGTPENMQKKAKYKNELLDIYDYFEDKIKLIRSKGIKHNNIILDPGIGFGKNLKHNMNLIRGVSIFHSLGFPILVGNSRKRFIKDISKKNDSKTRIGGTMASSIYLLMQGIQILRIHDVNEVKQGIKVFNEIVKN, from the coding sequence ATGCAAAGATATTACACAAGAGCGTGTAATTTTTACTTTGGAAATCAATCAAAAATTTTAGTAAATAAAAAAAAATCCATTCCGTTACATCAGATTAAAGAAATATCTTTTGACCATGTTGAGATTATTACAAGAAAAAATATAAGAAGAATTTCTATAAATCAAGTCAAGAAATTACCAATTAACTTAAAAAAAAAAATAAATGCTGATATTAAAAAAATAAATTCAAAAAAAACAAATTTTTCTAATTTTAATTTTAAAAAAATTCCAAATATTTTAGGAGTATTAAATCTTACACCTGACAGTTTTTCAGACGGAGGAAAATTTAATAAAAAAAATAAGGGTATCACTCATGCTATTAGTTTGTTCAAAAGTGGTGCATCTATAATAGATGTTGGTGGAGAGTCTACAAGACCAGGATCGAAGCCTGTAAATGAAAAGCAAGAATGGAATAGAATTAATAAGATATTAAAATTAATTGTAAAAAAAATACCAATATCTTTAGACACAAGAAAGTCTAGAATTATGGAAAATGGTATTAGGATGGGAGTTAAACTGATTAATGATGTTTCAGGGTTAAGTTATGATCCCAATACAATAAGCATTATAAAAAAGTATAAAATTCCATTTGTAATACAGCATTCAGTTGGAACACCAGAAAATATGCAAAAGAAGGCGAAATATAAAAATGAATTATTAGATATATATGATTATTTTGAAGATAAGATTAAGTTAATAAGGTCCAAGGGTATTAAACACAATAATATAATTTTAGATCCTGGAATTGGATTTGGAAAAAATTTGAAACATAATATGAATCTTATAAGAGGTGTTTCTATTTTTCATTCATTAGGTTTTCCTATACTAGTAGGGAATTCAAGAAAAAGATTTATTAAAGATATATCAAAAAAAAATGATAGCAAAACAAGGATCGGTGGAACTATGGCCTCTTCAATATATCTTTTAATGCAAGGAATTCAGATTTTAAGAATTCATGATGTTAATGAAGTTAAGCAAGGAATTAAAGTTTTTAACGAAATAGTCAAAAATTAA
- the ftsH gene encoding ATP-dependent zinc metalloprotease FtsH: MNLKNLAMWGIIVFLTIGLYNMFKNPQSNIRGGNQIIFSDFLNSVENGEVLKVEIQGNNIKGVYSNGNSFSTYAPNDPNLIEKLSDKGVSISAAPLEEKMPSLFGVLLSWFPMLLLIAVWIFFMRQMQGGKGGAMGFGKSKAKMMNELKGKVTFNDVAGVEEAKEEVEEIVEFLKDPKKFSRLGGKIPRGALLVGPPGTGKTLLARAIAGEAGVPFFTISGSDFVEMFVGVGASRVRDMFEQGKKNSPCIIFIDEIDAVGRSRGAGLGGGNDEREQTLNQLLVEMDGFDTNEGVIIIAATNRPDVLDPALLRPGRFDRQVVVSNPDIIGREKILKVHVKKIKMAPDVNLRTIARGTPGFSGADLANLVNEAALLAARKNKRIVTLLEFEEAKDKVMMGAERRSMVMTEDEKKLTAYHEGGHALVSFNMPSYDPIHKATIIPRGRALGMVMNLPERDKHGYSIKYLKARLAVCFGGRVAEELIFGKDNISTGAGGGSGSDINQATQLARAMVTKYGMSEEMGPVEYGENQEEVFLGRSVTQTQSVSEEVAQKIDKEIRKLVDEGYNQAKKILTEKIDDLHKIAKALITYETLTGEEIENIINKNLYPKDKVLDNPEIKDDQDSALGAMGLKPKIVH, translated from the coding sequence ATGAATTTAAAAAATCTGGCAATGTGGGGAATTATAGTTTTTTTAACTATAGGTCTTTATAACATGTTTAAAAATCCTCAGTCTAATATCAGAGGTGGAAATCAAATAATATTTTCAGATTTTTTAAATTCAGTTGAAAATGGTGAGGTTCTAAAAGTTGAGATCCAAGGAAATAACATTAAAGGTGTTTATTCAAATGGAAATTCTTTTTCAACCTATGCTCCTAATGATCCAAATCTAATAGAAAAATTATCAGATAAAGGTGTAAGTATTTCAGCAGCACCTCTAGAGGAAAAAATGCCTTCGTTGTTTGGTGTGCTCTTATCATGGTTTCCTATGTTACTGCTTATTGCAGTATGGATTTTCTTTATGAGACAAATGCAAGGTGGAAAAGGTGGAGCGATGGGTTTTGGGAAATCAAAAGCAAAAATGATGAACGAACTAAAAGGCAAAGTTACGTTTAACGATGTTGCTGGTGTAGAGGAAGCTAAAGAAGAAGTAGAAGAAATAGTAGAATTTTTAAAAGATCCAAAAAAATTTAGCAGGTTAGGTGGAAAAATTCCAAGAGGTGCTTTGCTTGTTGGTCCTCCAGGTACAGGTAAAACTTTATTAGCTAGAGCTATTGCAGGTGAAGCGGGTGTTCCATTCTTCACAATTTCAGGTTCTGATTTTGTAGAGATGTTCGTTGGAGTAGGGGCCTCTAGAGTAAGGGATATGTTTGAGCAGGGTAAAAAAAATTCTCCATGTATAATTTTTATTGATGAAATTGATGCTGTTGGAAGAAGTAGAGGAGCTGGTTTAGGTGGTGGAAATGATGAAAGAGAACAAACATTAAATCAGTTATTAGTTGAAATGGATGGTTTTGACACTAATGAAGGTGTTATTATTATTGCTGCAACAAACAGACCAGATGTGCTTGATCCGGCTTTATTGCGACCAGGAAGATTTGATAGACAGGTAGTGGTTTCAAACCCAGACATTATTGGAAGAGAAAAAATCTTAAAAGTTCATGTGAAAAAAATAAAAATGGCACCAGATGTCAATTTAAGAACAATAGCAAGAGGAACACCAGGTTTTTCAGGAGCTGATCTTGCAAATCTTGTTAATGAAGCAGCTTTGTTAGCAGCAAGAAAAAATAAAAGAATTGTAACATTATTAGAATTCGAAGAAGCAAAAGATAAAGTAATGATGGGTGCTGAAAGACGTTCAATGGTTATGACTGAAGATGAGAAAAAACTTACAGCATATCATGAAGGAGGTCATGCTTTAGTATCGTTCAATATGCCAAGCTATGATCCAATACATAAAGCAACTATTATACCAAGAGGAAGAGCACTTGGAATGGTGATGAATTTACCAGAGAGAGATAAGCATGGTTACTCAATAAAATATTTAAAAGCAAGATTGGCAGTTTGTTTTGGAGGAAGAGTTGCTGAAGAATTAATTTTTGGAAAAGACAATATATCTACAGGCGCAGGTGGTGGAAGTGGTTCAGATATTAACCAAGCTACACAACTTGCAAGAGCCATGGTGACAAAATATGGTATGAGCGAGGAAATGGGCCCAGTGGAATATGGAGAAAATCAAGAGGAAGTGTTTTTAGGAAGATCGGTTACGCAAACTCAATCTGTTTCAGAGGAAGTTGCTCAAAAAATTGATAAAGAAATAAGAAAACTTGTTGATGAAGGATATAACCAAGCTAAGAAAATTTTGACAGAAAAAATAGATGACTTACATAAAATCGCTAAAGCCTTAATAACATACGAAACATTAACTGGTGAAGAAATAGAGAATATAATTAATAAAAATTTATATCCTAAAGATAAAGTTTTAGATAATCCAGAAATAAAAGATGATCAAGACTCAGCCCTGGGTGCTATGGGTTTGAAACCTAAAATTGTTCATTAA
- the tilS gene encoding tRNA lysidine(34) synthetase TilS codes for MSPKNLNASNKTHKFLLNQLKDKQTSKIYKKFEKNLKLKEDFIVAVSGGPDSLALCFLSKIYSIKKDLKVKYLHVDHKLRNNSTKEAKFLKLLLKKLSTNLEILTWVGKKPKSNIQSIARDKRYALIINKAKKLKINNILLGHHNDDLIENFFIRILRGSGLNGMVSFDQRTNLSNINLIRPLLKFSKKNLEHTTKKVFKNYVEDPSNKNDEFKRVKIRNFIKNLELEGLDNDKFNLTIKNLKFANESIKYFVEKNLKDNSTITNINKFVILNKNFFLQPEEVVFRSLTEVLKAVGKKYYPVRGKKIDNLIYRIKNDNSFMTTLGNCVIKKVNNSVLVSKER; via the coding sequence ATGAGTCCAAAAAATTTGAATGCATCAAACAAGACTCATAAGTTTTTATTAAATCAATTAAAAGATAAACAAACTTCTAAAATTTACAAAAAATTTGAAAAAAATCTTAAATTAAAAGAAGATTTTATAGTTGCGGTTTCTGGTGGACCAGACAGTCTAGCTTTATGTTTTTTATCAAAAATTTATTCGATTAAAAAAGATCTAAAAGTAAAATATTTGCATGTTGATCATAAACTTAGAAATAATTCAACAAAAGAGGCAAAATTTTTAAAATTGCTTCTAAAAAAATTGTCTACTAATCTTGAGATTTTAACCTGGGTTGGAAAAAAACCAAAAAGCAACATCCAATCTATTGCAAGAGATAAAAGATATGCACTGATTATCAATAAGGCAAAAAAATTAAAAATAAATAATATTTTATTAGGTCATCATAACGATGATTTAATAGAGAATTTTTTTATTAGAATTTTAAGAGGCAGTGGTTTAAATGGTATGGTGTCATTTGATCAAAGAACCAACTTATCAAATATTAATTTGATAAGGCCTTTGTTAAAATTTTCTAAAAAAAATTTAGAACATACTACTAAAAAAGTTTTTAAAAATTATGTTGAAGATCCCTCGAATAAAAATGATGAATTTAAAAGAGTAAAAATTAGAAATTTTATAAAAAACTTGGAATTAGAGGGATTGGATAATGATAAATTTAATCTAACGATTAAAAATTTAAAATTTGCCAACGAGTCAATCAAATACTTTGTAGAAAAAAATTTAAAAGACAATTCAACAATTACAAATATTAATAAGTTTGTTATTTTGAATAAAAATTTTTTTCTTCAACCAGAAGAAGTAGTTTTCAGGTCTCTAACAGAAGTGTTAAAAGCTGTTGGTAAAAAATACTACCCAGTACGAGGAAAAAAAATTGATAACTTAATTTATAGAATTAAAAATGATAACTCATTTATGACCACTTTAGGAAACTGTGTAATAAAAAAGGTTAATAACTCAGTTTTAGTATCAAAAGAGCGTTAA
- the ybgF gene encoding tol-pal system protein YbgF produces MILIFKLVILKLFLILNFVFINISFADNHNIYETLEIIKNDLKTLERAVYSGSIEVKASTNDSSVSNLDQNSEDVLTRHLLKLSEVEDQFRELTNKFEEINFKLDKLSTRVSKIQADNQIRFQDIETNISSGNISSVENQLSSKPKTDEQKVLPGSSQPQDLGTISYKDTETNETSQQIQSVDTTASIVTETFQSEEKILPQDLNPVEQYEFATSFLKVGDYSTAERAFREFVLSNPDHELAGSAQYWYAETFRIRQLYTDAASAYLEGYQKYPKGKKAPINLLKLGVSMVQIGEKDQGCKMINGVELQYPNANQSVIQKAKYESKKFECIKQDS; encoded by the coding sequence ATGATACTCATATTTAAATTAGTAATTTTAAAATTATTTTTAATCTTAAATTTCGTTTTTATTAATATTTCTTTTGCAGATAACCATAATATTTATGAAACATTAGAAATAATAAAAAATGATCTTAAAACTCTTGAAAGAGCGGTTTATTCTGGATCTATAGAAGTGAAAGCAAGTACTAATGATAGTTCAGTTTCAAACTTGGACCAAAACTCAGAAGATGTTTTAACTAGACATCTATTAAAATTGTCAGAAGTTGAGGATCAGTTTAGAGAACTTACTAATAAATTTGAAGAAATAAATTTTAAGTTGGATAAATTATCTACCCGTGTTTCAAAAATTCAAGCAGATAACCAAATAAGATTTCAAGATATAGAGACAAACATTAGCTCTGGAAATATAAGTAGCGTAGAAAATCAATTAAGCTCAAAACCTAAGACTGATGAACAAAAAGTTTTACCTGGTAGTTCTCAGCCCCAAGATTTAGGAACAATTTCATATAAAGATACAGAGACAAACGAAACTTCACAACAAATTCAATCTGTTGATACTACAGCTTCAATTGTAACAGAAACTTTTCAATCTGAAGAAAAAATACTTCCTCAAGATTTAAACCCTGTGGAGCAATATGAATTTGCAACAAGTTTTTTAAAAGTTGGAGACTACAGTACAGCGGAAAGAGCTTTTAGAGAATTTGTTCTATCTAACCCTGATCATGAGTTAGCGGGTAGTGCACAATACTGGTATGCAGAAACATTCAGAATTAGACAATTATACACAGATGCAGCTTCTGCTTATTTAGAAGGTTACCAAAAATATCCTAAAGGAAAAAAAGCTCCAATTAATCTATTAAAACTTGGAGTATCAATGGTTCAAATTGGTGAAAAAGACCAAGGATGTAAAATGATAAATGGTGTAGAATTACAATATCCTAATGCAAATCAGTCTGTAATACAAAAAGCAAAATATGAGTCCAAAAAATTTGAATGCATCAAACAAGACTCATAA